The DNA sequence TGGGAGTTCGGGCGGCAAGCCGAAGGTGCTGCTGGTGCCACGGGTCGACGGCACCTACGCCGGTATCGGCACGCTCGGCACCGTCGAACAGGTGGGCCGGCTCTCCGACGGCGACCCCGGCGCGCTGATCCGCGGTGTGCGCCGGGTCCGCATCGGCGCCGGGACCACCGGCCCCGGCGCGGCGCTGTGGGTGGAGGGCACCACGGTCGAGGAGATCGTGCCCGATCCGCTGCCCGGTGCCGTCACCGAACTGATCAAGGAGTACAAGGCGCTGGCCACCAGCTGGCTGCGCAAGCGCGGCGCCTGGCAGGTCGTGGACCGGGTGCAGCAGATCGACGACGTGGCGCAGCTCGCCGACAACTCCGGCTACTCGCCCTTCCTGACCGTCGCCCAGCGCGTCGAGCTGCTGGAGACCGCCGACCCGGTGGCCCGCCTCAAGCTCGCCGTCACCTGGCTCAGCGAGCACCTCGCCGAGCAGGACGTCGCCGAGTCGATCGCCAAGGACGTCCAGGAGGGCGTCGACAAGCAGCAGCGCGAGTTCCTGCTGCGGCGCCAGCTCGAAGCGGTCCGTAAGGAGCTCGCCGAGCTCAACGGCGACCCGGAGGACGAATCCGACGACTACCGGGCCCGCGTCGAGGCCGCCGACCTGCCGGACAAGGTCCGCGAGGCCGCCCTGAAGGAGGTCGACAAGCTGGAGCGGGCCAGCGACCAGAGCCCCGAGGGCAGCTGGATCCGCACCTGGCTGGACACCGTCCTGGAGCTGCCGTGGAACGAGCGCACCGAGGACGCCTACGACATCCCCGGCGCCAAGGCCGTGCTCGACGCCGACCACGCGGGGCTGGAGGACGTCAAGGAGCGGATCACCGAGTACCTGGCGGTGCGCAAGCGCCGTGCCGACCGCGGCCTCGGCGTCGTCGGCGGCCGCCGGGGCGGCGCGGTGCTCGCCCTGGTGGGCCCGCCCGGCGTCGGCAAGACCAGCCTGGGCGAGAGCGTCGCCCGCGCGATGGGGCGGAAGTTCGTCCGGGTCGCCCTCGGCGGCGTCCGCGACGAGGCGGAGATCCGCGGCCACCGGCGCACCTACGTGGGCGCGCTGCCCGGCCGGGTCGTACGGGCCATCAAGGAGGCGGGCTCCATGAACCCCGTCGTCCTCCTCGACGAGATCGACAAGGTGGGCTCCGACTTCCGCGGCGACCCCGCCGCGGCTCTGCTGGAGGTCCTGGACCCGGCGCAGAACCACACCTTCCGCGACCACTACCTGGAGGTCGAACTCGACCTCAGCGATGTCGTCTTCCTGGCCACCGCCAACGTCCTGGAGGCCATCCCGGAGGCGCTGCTGGACCGCATGGAGCTGGTGCGCCTGGACGGCTACACCGAG is a window from the Streptomyces luomodiensis genome containing:
- the lon gene encoding endopeptidase La — translated: MASLSTPLTLPVLPLDDEVVLPGMVVPLDLSDTEVRAAVEAAQAAARSSGSSGGKPKVLLVPRVDGTYAGIGTLGTVEQVGRLSDGDPGALIRGVRRVRIGAGTTGPGAALWVEGTTVEEIVPDPLPGAVTELIKEYKALATSWLRKRGAWQVVDRVQQIDDVAQLADNSGYSPFLTVAQRVELLETADPVARLKLAVTWLSEHLAEQDVAESIAKDVQEGVDKQQREFLLRRQLEAVRKELAELNGDPEDESDDYRARVEAADLPDKVREAALKEVDKLERASDQSPEGSWIRTWLDTVLELPWNERTEDAYDIPGAKAVLDADHAGLEDVKERITEYLAVRKRRADRGLGVVGGRRGGAVLALVGPPGVGKTSLGESVARAMGRKFVRVALGGVRDEAEIRGHRRTYVGALPGRVVRAIKEAGSMNPVVLLDEIDKVGSDFRGDPAAALLEVLDPAQNHTFRDHYLEVELDLSDVVFLATANVLEAIPEALLDRMELVRLDGYTEDEKVTIARDHLLPRQLERAGLEPGEVTLADEALRKLAGEYTREAGVRTLERSIARLLRKVAAQHELGERELPFAIGVPELRPLIGRPHHTPESAQDPAERRTAVPGVATGLAVTGAGGDVLFVEASLADPETGGAGLALTGQLGDVMKESAQIALSFLRSHGAELELPVGDLKERGVHLHVPAGAVPKDGPSAGITMTTALASLLSGRQVRPDVAMTGEVSLTGRVLPIGGVKQKLLAAHRAGVTTVIIPKRNEPDLDDVPAEVLDRLDVHPVSDVRQVLELALEPARTAAPEVPAAA